In Rhinolophus sinicus isolate RSC01 chromosome X, ASM3656204v1, whole genome shotgun sequence, a single genomic region encodes these proteins:
- the CLCN5 gene encoding H(+)/Cl(-) exchange transporter 5 isoform X2 has translation MMDFLEEPIPGVGTYDDFNTIDWVREKSRDRDRHREITNKSKESTWALIHSVSDAFSGWLLMLLIGLLSGSLAGLIDISAHWMTDLKEGICTEGLWFNHEHCCWNSTHVTFENKDKCPEWNSWSQLLISTDEGAFAYIVNYFMYVLWALLFAFLAVSLVKVFAPYACGSGIPEIKTILSGFIIRGYLGKWTLIIKTITLVLAVSSGLSLGKEGPLVHVACCCGNILCHCFNKYRKNEAKRREVLSAAAAAGVSVAFGAPIGGVLFSLEEVSYYFPLKTLWRSFFAALVAAFTLRSINPFGNSRLVLFYVEFHTPWHLFELVPFILLGIFGGLWGALFIRTNIAWCRKRKTTQLGKYPVVEVLVVTAITAILAFPNEYTRMSTSELISELFNDCGLLDSSKLCDYENRFNTSRGDELPDRPAGVGVYNAMWQLALTLIMKIVITIFTFGMKVPSGLFIPSMAVGAIAGRLLGVGMEQLAYYHHDWAIFNSWCSQGADCITPGLYAMVGAAACLGGVTRMTVSLVVIMFELTGGLEYIVPLMAAAMTSKWVADALGREGIYDAHIRLNGYPFLEAKEEFAHKTLAMDVMKPRRNDPSLTVLTQDSMTVEDVETIITETTYSGFPVVVSRESQRLVGFVLRRDLIISVENARKKQDGVVSTSIIYFTEHSPPMPPYTPPTLKLRNILDLSPFTVTDLTPMEIVVDIFRKLGLRQCLVTHNGRLLGIITKKDVLKHIAQMANQDPDSILFN, from the exons ATTACCAATAAAAGCAAAGAGTCAACATGGGCCTTAATTCACAGTGTGAGTGATGCTTTTTCTGGCTGGTTGTTGATGCTACTTATTGGGCTTTTATCAG GTTCTCTAGCTGGCTTGATAGACATCTCTGCTCATTGGATGACAGACTTAAAAGAAGGTATATGCACAGAAGGATTGTGGTTTAACCATGAACACTGTTGCTGGAACTCCACGCATGTCAcctttgaaaataaagacaaatgccCAGAGTGGAATAGCTGGTCCCAGCTTCTCATCAGCACAGATGAG GGAGCCTTTGCCTACATAGTCAATTATTTCATGTACGTCCTCTGGGCTCTCCTATTTGCCTTCCTTGCCGTATCTCTTGTCAAAGTGTTCGCGCCTTATGCTTGTGGCTCCGGAATCCCTGAG ATAAAAACTATCTTGAGTGGTTTCATTATTAGGGGCTATTTGGGGAAGTGGACCCTGATTATCAAAACCATCACATTGGTGCTGGCAGTGTCATCTGGCCTGAGCCTGGGCAAAGAGGGCCCCCTAGTGCACGTGGCTTGCTGCTGTGGGAACATTCTGTGCCACTGCTTCAACAAATACAGGAAGAACGAAGCCAAGCGCAGAGAG GTCTTGTCGGCTGCAGCAGCAGCTGGTGTATCTGTCGCCTTTGGGGCACCTATTGGAGGAGTGTTATTCAGCCTAGAAGAG GTCAGCTACTATTTTCCCCTCAAAACTTTGTGGCGTTCGTTCTTTGCTGCCTTGGTGGCAGCATTTACTCTACGTTCCATCAATCCATTTGGGAACAGCCGCCTGGTTCTATTTTACGTGGAGTTTCACACCCCATGGCATCTCTTTGAGCTTGTGCCATTCATTCTACTGGGTATTTTTGGTGGTCTGTGGGGAGCTTTGTTTATCCGCACAAACATTGCCTGGTGCCGGAAGCGTAAGACCACCCAATTGGGCAAGTATCCTGTCGTAGAGGTACTCGTCGTGACAGCCATCACTGCCATCCTGGCTTTCCCCAATGAATACACCCGAATGAGCACAAGTGAGCTCATTTCTGAGCTGTTTAATGACTGTGGCCTTCTGGACTCCTCCAAGCTCTGTGATTATGAGAACCGTTTCAACACAAGCAGGGGGGATGAACTGCCTGACAGACCGGCTGGTGTGGGAGTCTACAATGCCATGTGGCAGCTGGCCTTGACACTCATAATGAAAATTGTTATTACTATATTCACCTTTGGTATGAAG GTCCCTTCTGGCCTCTTTATCCCTAGCATGGCTGTCGGTGCTATAGCAGGTCGACTTTTAGGCGTAGGAATGGAACAACTGGCTTATTATCACCATGACTGGGCCATCTTCAATAGCTGGTGTAGCCAAGGAGCTGATTGTATCACCCCTGGCCTTTATGCGATGGTTGGGGCTGCAGCCTGCTTAG GTGGGGTGACTCGGATGACTGTTTCTCTTGTTGTCATAATGTTTGAACTAACTGGTGGCTTGGAATACATTGTGCCTCTGATGGCTGCAGCAATGACAAGCAAGTGGGTGGCAGATGCTCTTGGGAGGGAAGGCATCTATGATGCCCACATCCGTCTCAATGGATACCCCTTTCTTGAAGCCAAAGAAGAGTTTGCTCATAAGACCCTGGCAATGGATGTGATGAAACCCCGGAGAAATGATCCGTCGTTGACTGTCCTTACTCAGGACAGTATGACCGTGGAAGACGTAGAGACCATAATCACTGAAACCACTTACAGTGGCTTCCCAGTAGTGGTGTCCCGAGAGTCCCAAAGACTTGTGGGTTTTGTCCTCCGAAGAGATCTCATTATTTCAGTTG AAAATGCTCGAAAGAAACAAGATGGAGTTGTGAGCACGTCCAtaatttatttcactgagcattcTCCTCCGATGCCACCATACACTCCACCCACCCTGAAGCTTCGGAACATCCTGGATCTCAGCCCCTTCACTGTGACTGACCTTACCCCCATGGAGATCGTCGTGGATATCTTCCGCAAGCTGGGACTGCGGCAGTGCCTGGTTACGCACAATGG GCGATTGCTTGGAATCATTACCAAGAAGGATGTGTTAAAACATATAGCACAGATGGCAAACCAAGATCCGGATTCCATTCTCTTCAACTAG